In the genome of Candidatus Saccharimonadales bacterium, one region contains:
- a CDS encoding glycine--tRNA ligase has translation MSEVKLDDIVSLCKRRGFIYQGSEVYGGLAGTWDYGPLGVELKKNIMSLWWKTFVESRDDMLGVDAAILMNQKVWQASGHTETFTDPLTECMNCHSRFRADKIDTSKPCPTCGKTGAFSEPEQFNMMFKTIVGPKYSSWDRKKSGGLEAHIVFKNEKGKPEKEFNLKDSFNELGGFMFYDSADVSYLRPETAQGIFTNFKNIVDSFYPDMPFGIAQQGKAFRNEISPRDFIFRDRELEQMEIEYFVHPDKWEEAFEMWRVQMHDWCKLLGLPAESIHELEVPEEDRAHYSKRTIDFEFDFPIGKEELYGLAYRTDFDLQNIQKHSGKSMEYRPKDGSESFVPHVIEPTFGVERTIMAVLTAAYDEDEQGGERRTVLRLPAHLAPVKAAVLPLVKNKPELTAKAQEVYKNLKKEIGNVMWVDSGNIGKNYRRMDEIGTPYCVTIDFQTLEDDTVTVRNRDTTEQNRVTINELAATVV, from the coding sequence ATGAGTGAAGTTAAATTAGACGATATTGTTTCTTTGTGCAAGCGCCGCGGTTTTATATATCAGGGTAGTGAAGTTTATGGCGGTCTGGCCGGTACGTGGGATTACGGCCCGCTCGGCGTAGAGCTCAAAAAAAACATAATGAGCCTGTGGTGGAAGACTTTTGTAGAAAGTCGCGACGATATGCTTGGGGTTGATGCCGCCATTCTTATGAACCAAAAAGTTTGGCAGGCCAGCGGCCACACCGAAACTTTCACGGATCCTTTAACTGAATGTATGAATTGCCATTCTCGTTTCCGCGCAGACAAAATAGATACGAGCAAACCATGTCCGACTTGCGGCAAAACAGGAGCATTTAGCGAACCAGAACAATTTAATATGATGTTTAAAACGATCGTTGGGCCTAAGTACTCCAGTTGGGATAGAAAAAAGTCCGGCGGCCTTGAAGCTCACATAGTTTTTAAGAATGAAAAAGGCAAGCCGGAAAAAGAATTTAACCTCAAAGACTCTTTTAATGAATTGGGCGGATTCATGTTTTATGATTCGGCTGACGTTAGTTACCTCCGACCCGAAACTGCGCAGGGTATCTTTACCAATTTCAAAAATATCGTTGATAGTTTTTATCCGGACATGCCATTCGGTATAGCCCAGCAAGGCAAAGCTTTTCGTAACGAAATTTCTCCGCGTGATTTTATTTTCCGCGACCGTGAACTGGAACAAATGGAAATTGAATATTTCGTACACCCCGATAAGTGGGAAGAAGCTTTTGAAATGTGGCGGGTGCAAATGCATGACTGGTGCAAACTGCTCGGTCTGCCGGCTGAATCTATCCACGAGCTGGAAGTCCCAGAAGAGGATCGTGCCCATTACAGCAAGCGCACTATAGACTTTGAATTCGACTTTCCAATTGGCAAGGAAGAACTTTACGGCCTGGCCTACCGCACTGATTTTGACCTGCAGAATATTCAAAAACATTCTGGCAAAAGCATGGAATACCGGCCAAAGGACGGCAGCGAGTCATTTGTGCCGCACGTAATCGAACCAACTTTTGGCGTCGAGCGAACCATCATGGCTGTGCTTACTGCCGCTTATGATGAAGACGAACAGGGCGGAGAAAGACGAACTGTTTTGAGGCTTCCGGCACATTTGGCGCCCGTCAAAGCAGCCGTTTTGCCGCTTGTTAAAAACAAGCCGGAACTGACCGCCAAAGCCCAAGAAGTCTATAAGAATCTAAAGAAGGAAATTGGGAACGTAATGTGGGTTGATAGCGGCAACATCGGTAAAAACTACCGCCGCATGGACGAAATAGGCACGCCATACTGCGTCACCATCGACTTCCAAACCTTAGAAGACGATACTGTGACCGTCCGCAACCGTGACACCACCGAACAAAATCGAGTAACAATCAATGAGCTCGCAGCCACAGTGGTCTGA
- a CDS encoding HD domain-containing protein, whose protein sequence is MLQLHQLRVAAVASQVCDSLTVKIDKQSIITACLLHDMGNVLKFDFSYPAQYFEPEGVEYWQSVQEEFRQKYGDSEHEASLSIARELGVSDKVLHCIASVGFSFAPQTAKDPEFEAKICDNADMRVSPSSVVSIEQRLEDGYKRYRNRPDRWMPEERREELVKACYEIQDQIFAHSRIKPADITNETIVPIIEHLKSYEI, encoded by the coding sequence ATGTTACAGCTACATCAGTTACGGGTAGCAGCAGTGGCTTCTCAGGTCTGCGACAGTCTAACCGTTAAAATAGATAAGCAGTCAATAATCACCGCTTGCTTGCTGCACGATATGGGCAATGTTTTAAAGTTTGACTTCAGCTATCCAGCGCAATATTTCGAGCCGGAGGGAGTAGAATATTGGCAAAGCGTTCAGGAAGAATTCCGGCAAAAGTATGGCGACAGTGAACACGAAGCCAGTCTGAGCATTGCCAGAGAGTTAGGGGTCTCCGACAAAGTGCTCCATTGTATAGCCTCAGTAGGTTTTTCCTTCGCTCCCCAAACGGCCAAAGATCCAGAATTCGAAGCTAAAATTTGTGATAACGCAGACATGCGTGTCAGTCCAAGCAGCGTAGTTTCTATCGAGCAGAGATTAGAAGACGGTTATAAAAGATACAGGAACCGGCCGGATCGCTGGATGCCGGAAGAGCGCAGGGAAGAGCTCGTCAAAGCTTGTTATGAAATCCAGGATCAGATATTCGCCCACAGCCGCATTAAGCCGGCCGACATAACCAACGAGACTATCGTGCCCATCATCGAACACCTCAAGTCTTACGAAATTTAA
- a CDS encoding sortase produces the protein MAQKQKFKQFAAANYSRRLRFCLSLAAIYAVTAIFGWLVFRPAPYSLAQVESAKQFQHIASVPKIAPISGIPVRIVISTISVDLPVDPGTYDKATDSWTLSGYDAQYAVITPPANNQNGDTFIYGHNNHYVFWNLQYIQPGAQALVYTNNGHIFSYIYQSTVALSPNDTSILKRSDSGPPMMTVQTCSGSLFEWRQMYKFNFDKVVQ, from the coding sequence ATGGCGCAAAAACAAAAGTTTAAGCAATTTGCAGCAGCTAATTATAGTCGCCGGCTAAGGTTCTGTCTTAGCCTCGCGGCTATCTATGCTGTGACCGCGATTTTTGGGTGGCTGGTCTTTAGACCGGCCCCCTATTCCCTGGCACAAGTTGAGTCCGCAAAGCAATTTCAGCATATTGCCAGCGTGCCAAAAATCGCGCCGATATCCGGAATTCCGGTAAGAATTGTTATTTCAACAATTTCTGTTGATCTTCCCGTAGACCCAGGTACTTACGACAAAGCTACCGACAGCTGGACGCTCAGCGGCTATGACGCGCAGTATGCAGTTATTACGCCGCCAGCCAATAACCAAAATGGCGACACTTTTATTTATGGTCACAATAACCATTATGTTTTTTGGAATCTACAATACATTCAGCCAGGCGCCCAGGCACTGGTATACACCAACAATGGGCATATATTTTCTTATATTTATCAATCCACGGTTGCTCTTTCACCGAATGATACTTCTATATTGAAACGAAGCGACAGCGGCCCGCCGATGATGACTGTGCAAACATGTAGCGGAAGCTTATTTGAGTGGCGACAAATGTATAAATTTAACTTCGACAAGGTAGTGCAGTAA